The following are encoded together in the Bos mutus isolate GX-2022 chromosome 3, NWIPB_WYAK_1.1, whole genome shotgun sequence genome:
- the CAPN10 gene encoding calpain-10 isoform X3, which yields MRAPAKELFRDAAFPASDSSLFSSFSTPLAQFREEITWRRPQEICATPRLFAGSPQEGQVKQGLLGDCWFLCACAALQKSRHLLDQVFPPGQPSWLDQTYRGSFTCRVWQFGRWVEVTVDDRLPCLAGRLCFSRCQREDVFWLPLLEKVYAKVHGSYEQLWAGQVADALVDLTGGLAERWNLKDVAGSSGQQDRPRGAERRTCRQLLSLKDRCLLSCSVLGPRTGTRELGEFHAFIVSDLRELQDLAGQSVLLLRIQNPWGRRCWQGPWREGGEGWSQVEPAAQAELLSQLQDGEFWVEEDEFLREFDEVTIGFPSTEAGHLQSLHSGKVLCHTQELPGAWVKGQSAGGCRNNSGFPSNPKFWLRVCEPSEVYVGVLQRPRVRAAGRPGRDYQAVGLHLWKVEKRRVNLPRALSAPPVAGTACHAYDREVHLRCELSPGFYLAVPSTFLKDVPGQFLLRVFSTGRVALSAVQPAAPSPGPREVPPAGEWETVRLRGSWRAGRTAGGSRNFASYPSNPRFPLSVPQGAGPRCVRISLRQHCRDLQCLPIGFHVFQVPADGGGQDAPSLLLQEPLLSCVPHCYAQEVSRLCHLPAGAYRIVPSTYLPDTEGAFTLTVETRIDRPPSWR from the exons ATGCGGGCGCCGGCCAAGGAGCTCTTCCGCGACGCCGCCTTCCCGGCCTCGGACTCCTCGCTCTTCTCCAGCTTCTCCACGCCGCTGGCCCAGTTCCGCGAGGAGATCACCTGGAGGCGGCCCCAG GAAATCTGCGCCACGCCCCGGCTGTTTGCAGGTAGCCCACAGGAAGGGCAGGTGAAGCAAGGGCTGCTGGGGGACTGCTGGTTCCTGTGTGCCTGCGCCGCCCTGCAGAAGAGCCGCCACCTCCTGGACCAG GTCTTCCCTCCGGGACAGCCGAGCTGGCTCGACCAGACGTACCGGGGCTCCTTCACCTGCCGAGTGTGGCAGTTTGGACGCTGGGTGGAGGTGACCGTAGATGACCGTCTGCCTTGTCTTGCAGGGAGACTCTGCTTCTCCCGGTGCCAGAGAGAGGATGTGTTCTGGCTCCCCTTACTGGAGAAGGTCTACGCCAA GGTCCACGGCTCCTATGAACAGCTGTGGGCGGGGCAGGTGGCAGACGCCCTGGTGGACCTCACTGGTGGCCTGGCCGAAAGGTGGAACCTGAAGGACGTGGCCGGATCCAGTGGCCAGCAGGACAGGCCCCGCGGTGCAGAACGCAGGACTTGCCGGCAGCTGCTCAGCTTGAAGGACcgctgtctgctgagctgctcgGTGCTCGGCCCCAGGACAG GGACCCGGGAGCTGGGTGAGTTTCATGCTTTCATCGTGTCGGATCTGCGAGAGCTCCAGGATCTGGCCGGCCAGAGCGTCCTGCTGCTGCGCATTCAGAACCCCTGGGGCCGGCGGTGCTGGCAGGGGCCCTGGAGGGAGGG GGGTGAAGGGTGGAGCCAGGTGGAGCCGGCGGCCCAGGCGGAGCTGCTGTCGCAGCTGCAGGACGGGGAGTTCTGGGTGGAGGAGGACGAGTTTCTGCGGGAGTTTGACGAGGTCACTATCGGCTTCCCCAGCACGGAGGCTGGCCACCTGCAGAGCCTGCACTCAG GAAAGGTGCTGTGCCACACTCAGGAGCTGCCCGGGGCCTGGGTCAAGGGCCAGTCGGCAGGAGGCTGCCGGAACAACAGCGGCTTCCCCAGCAACCCCAAGTTCTGGCTGCGGGTCTGCGAGCCCAGCGAGGTGTACGTGGGCGTCCTGCAGAGGCCGCGGGTGCGCGCAGCCGGCCGCCCAGGCAGAGACTACCAGGCCGTGGGCCTGCACCTCTGGAAG GTGGAGAAGCGGCGGGTCAACCTGCCCAGGGCCCTGTCCGCGCCCCCCGTGGCGGGCACCGCATGCCACGCCTACGATCGCGAGGTGCACCTGCGCTGTGAGCTCAGCCCGGGCTTCTACCTGGCCGTGCCCAGCACCTTCCTGAAGGACGTTCCGGGGCAGTTCCTGCTCCGGGTCTTCTCCACCGGGAGAGTCGCGCTCAG CGCCGTCCAGCCAGCCGCCCCGAGCCCCGGCCCCCGGGAGGTGCCGCCAGCGGGCGAGTGGGAGACCGTGCGACTGCGGGGCTCCTGGAGGGCCGGCCGGACCGCGGGGGGCAGCCGCAACTTCGCCTCCTACCCCAGCAACCCCCGCTTCCCGCTATCGGTGCCGCAGGGCGCGGGCCCGCGTTGCGTGCGCATCTCCCTGCGCCAGCACTGCCGCGACCTCCAGTGCCTCCCCATCGGCTTCCACGTCTTCCAG GTTCCGGCGGATGGCGGGGGCCAGGACGCACCCTCCCTGCTGCTGCAGGAGCCTCTGCTGAGCTGCGTGCCGCACTGCTACGCCCAGGAGGTGAGCCGGCTCTGCCACCTGCCCGCCGGCGCCTACCGTATCGTGCCCTCCACCTACCTGCCGGACACAGAGGGTGCTTTCACGTTGACTGTGGAGACCAGAATCGACAG GCCTCCTTCATGGCGGTGA
- the CAPN10 gene encoding calpain-10 isoform X2, translating into MRAPAKELFRDAAFPASDSSLFSSFSTPLAQFREEITWRRPQEICATPRLFAGSPQEGQVKQGLLGDCWFLCACAALQKSRHLLDQVFPPGQPSWLDQTYRGSFTCRVWQFGRWVEVTVDDRLPCLAGRLCFSRCQREDVFWLPLLEKVYAKVHGSYEQLWAGQVADALVDLTGGLAERWNLKDVAGSSGQQDRPRGAERRTCRQLLSLKDRCLLSCSVLGPRTGTRELGEFHAFIVSDLRELQDLAGQSVLLLRIQNPWGRRCWQGPWREGGEGWSQVEPAAQAELLSQLQDGEFWVEEDEFLREFDEVTIGFPSTEAGHLQSLHSGKVLCHTQELPGAWVKGQSAGGCRNNSGFPSNPKFWLRVCEPSEVYVGVLQRPRVRAAGRPGRDYQAVGLHLWKVEKRRVNLPRALSAPPVAGTACHAYDREVHLRCELSPGFYLAVPSTFLKDVPGQFLLRVFSTGRVALSAVQPAAPSPGPREVPPAGEWETVRLRGSWRAGRTAGGSRNFASYPSNPRFPLSVPQGAGPRCVRISLRQHCRDLQCLPIGFHVFQVPADGGGQDAPSLLLQEPLLSCVPHCYAQEVSRLCHLPAGAYRIVPSTYLPDTEGAFTLTVETRIDRRSIHSQEMLGQPLQEASFMAVMKA; encoded by the exons ATGCGGGCGCCGGCCAAGGAGCTCTTCCGCGACGCCGCCTTCCCGGCCTCGGACTCCTCGCTCTTCTCCAGCTTCTCCACGCCGCTGGCCCAGTTCCGCGAGGAGATCACCTGGAGGCGGCCCCAG GAAATCTGCGCCACGCCCCGGCTGTTTGCAGGTAGCCCACAGGAAGGGCAGGTGAAGCAAGGGCTGCTGGGGGACTGCTGGTTCCTGTGTGCCTGCGCCGCCCTGCAGAAGAGCCGCCACCTCCTGGACCAG GTCTTCCCTCCGGGACAGCCGAGCTGGCTCGACCAGACGTACCGGGGCTCCTTCACCTGCCGAGTGTGGCAGTTTGGACGCTGGGTGGAGGTGACCGTAGATGACCGTCTGCCTTGTCTTGCAGGGAGACTCTGCTTCTCCCGGTGCCAGAGAGAGGATGTGTTCTGGCTCCCCTTACTGGAGAAGGTCTACGCCAA GGTCCACGGCTCCTATGAACAGCTGTGGGCGGGGCAGGTGGCAGACGCCCTGGTGGACCTCACTGGTGGCCTGGCCGAAAGGTGGAACCTGAAGGACGTGGCCGGATCCAGTGGCCAGCAGGACAGGCCCCGCGGTGCAGAACGCAGGACTTGCCGGCAGCTGCTCAGCTTGAAGGACcgctgtctgctgagctgctcgGTGCTCGGCCCCAGGACAG GGACCCGGGAGCTGGGTGAGTTTCATGCTTTCATCGTGTCGGATCTGCGAGAGCTCCAGGATCTGGCCGGCCAGAGCGTCCTGCTGCTGCGCATTCAGAACCCCTGGGGCCGGCGGTGCTGGCAGGGGCCCTGGAGGGAGGG GGGTGAAGGGTGGAGCCAGGTGGAGCCGGCGGCCCAGGCGGAGCTGCTGTCGCAGCTGCAGGACGGGGAGTTCTGGGTGGAGGAGGACGAGTTTCTGCGGGAGTTTGACGAGGTCACTATCGGCTTCCCCAGCACGGAGGCTGGCCACCTGCAGAGCCTGCACTCAG GAAAGGTGCTGTGCCACACTCAGGAGCTGCCCGGGGCCTGGGTCAAGGGCCAGTCGGCAGGAGGCTGCCGGAACAACAGCGGCTTCCCCAGCAACCCCAAGTTCTGGCTGCGGGTCTGCGAGCCCAGCGAGGTGTACGTGGGCGTCCTGCAGAGGCCGCGGGTGCGCGCAGCCGGCCGCCCAGGCAGAGACTACCAGGCCGTGGGCCTGCACCTCTGGAAG GTGGAGAAGCGGCGGGTCAACCTGCCCAGGGCCCTGTCCGCGCCCCCCGTGGCGGGCACCGCATGCCACGCCTACGATCGCGAGGTGCACCTGCGCTGTGAGCTCAGCCCGGGCTTCTACCTGGCCGTGCCCAGCACCTTCCTGAAGGACGTTCCGGGGCAGTTCCTGCTCCGGGTCTTCTCCACCGGGAGAGTCGCGCTCAG CGCCGTCCAGCCAGCCGCCCCGAGCCCCGGCCCCCGGGAGGTGCCGCCAGCGGGCGAGTGGGAGACCGTGCGACTGCGGGGCTCCTGGAGGGCCGGCCGGACCGCGGGGGGCAGCCGCAACTTCGCCTCCTACCCCAGCAACCCCCGCTTCCCGCTATCGGTGCCGCAGGGCGCGGGCCCGCGTTGCGTGCGCATCTCCCTGCGCCAGCACTGCCGCGACCTCCAGTGCCTCCCCATCGGCTTCCACGTCTTCCAG GTTCCGGCGGATGGCGGGGGCCAGGACGCACCCTCCCTGCTGCTGCAGGAGCCTCTGCTGAGCTGCGTGCCGCACTGCTACGCCCAGGAGGTGAGCCGGCTCTGCCACCTGCCCGCCGGCGCCTACCGTATCGTGCCCTCCACCTACCTGCCGGACACAGAGGGTGCTTTCACGTTGACTGTGGAGACCAGAATCGACAG GCGCTCCATTCACAGCCAGGAGATGCTGGGGCAGCCCCTCCAGGAG GCCTCCTTCATGGCGGTGATGAAAGCCTGA
- the CAPN10 gene encoding calpain-10 isoform X4, whose product MRAPAKELFRDAAFPASDSSLFSSFSTPLAQFREEITWRRPQEICATPRLFAGSPQEGQVKQGLLGDCWFLCACAALQKSRHLLDQVFPPGQPSWLDQTYRGSFTCRVWQFGRWVEVTVDDRLPCLAGRLCFSRCQREDVFWLPLLEKVYAKVHGSYEQLWAGQVADALVDLTGGLAERWNLKDVAGSSGQQDRPRGAERRTCRQLLSLKDRCLLSCSVLGPRTGTRELGEFHAFIVSDLRELQDLAGQSVLLLRIQNPWGRRCWQGPWREGGEGWSQVEPAAQAELLSQLQDGEFWVEEDEFLREFDEVTIGFPSTEAGHLQSLHSGKVLCHTQELPGAWVKGQSAGGCRNNSGFPSNPKFWLRVCEPSEVYVGVLQRPRVRAAGRPGRDYQAVGLHLWKVEKRRVNLPRALSAPPVAGTACHAYDREVHLRCELSPGFYLAVPSTFLKDVPGQFLLRVFSTGRVALSAVQPAAPSPGPREVPPAGEWETVRLRGSWRAGRTAGGSRNFASYPSNPRFPLSVPQGAGPRCVRISLRQHCRDLQCLPIGFHVFQVPADGGGQDAPSLLLQEPLLSCVPHCYAQEVSRLCHLPAGAYRIVPSTYLPDTEGAFTLTVETRIDRLW is encoded by the exons ATGCGGGCGCCGGCCAAGGAGCTCTTCCGCGACGCCGCCTTCCCGGCCTCGGACTCCTCGCTCTTCTCCAGCTTCTCCACGCCGCTGGCCCAGTTCCGCGAGGAGATCACCTGGAGGCGGCCCCAG GAAATCTGCGCCACGCCCCGGCTGTTTGCAGGTAGCCCACAGGAAGGGCAGGTGAAGCAAGGGCTGCTGGGGGACTGCTGGTTCCTGTGTGCCTGCGCCGCCCTGCAGAAGAGCCGCCACCTCCTGGACCAG GTCTTCCCTCCGGGACAGCCGAGCTGGCTCGACCAGACGTACCGGGGCTCCTTCACCTGCCGAGTGTGGCAGTTTGGACGCTGGGTGGAGGTGACCGTAGATGACCGTCTGCCTTGTCTTGCAGGGAGACTCTGCTTCTCCCGGTGCCAGAGAGAGGATGTGTTCTGGCTCCCCTTACTGGAGAAGGTCTACGCCAA GGTCCACGGCTCCTATGAACAGCTGTGGGCGGGGCAGGTGGCAGACGCCCTGGTGGACCTCACTGGTGGCCTGGCCGAAAGGTGGAACCTGAAGGACGTGGCCGGATCCAGTGGCCAGCAGGACAGGCCCCGCGGTGCAGAACGCAGGACTTGCCGGCAGCTGCTCAGCTTGAAGGACcgctgtctgctgagctgctcgGTGCTCGGCCCCAGGACAG GGACCCGGGAGCTGGGTGAGTTTCATGCTTTCATCGTGTCGGATCTGCGAGAGCTCCAGGATCTGGCCGGCCAGAGCGTCCTGCTGCTGCGCATTCAGAACCCCTGGGGCCGGCGGTGCTGGCAGGGGCCCTGGAGGGAGGG GGGTGAAGGGTGGAGCCAGGTGGAGCCGGCGGCCCAGGCGGAGCTGCTGTCGCAGCTGCAGGACGGGGAGTTCTGGGTGGAGGAGGACGAGTTTCTGCGGGAGTTTGACGAGGTCACTATCGGCTTCCCCAGCACGGAGGCTGGCCACCTGCAGAGCCTGCACTCAG GAAAGGTGCTGTGCCACACTCAGGAGCTGCCCGGGGCCTGGGTCAAGGGCCAGTCGGCAGGAGGCTGCCGGAACAACAGCGGCTTCCCCAGCAACCCCAAGTTCTGGCTGCGGGTCTGCGAGCCCAGCGAGGTGTACGTGGGCGTCCTGCAGAGGCCGCGGGTGCGCGCAGCCGGCCGCCCAGGCAGAGACTACCAGGCCGTGGGCCTGCACCTCTGGAAG GTGGAGAAGCGGCGGGTCAACCTGCCCAGGGCCCTGTCCGCGCCCCCCGTGGCGGGCACCGCATGCCACGCCTACGATCGCGAGGTGCACCTGCGCTGTGAGCTCAGCCCGGGCTTCTACCTGGCCGTGCCCAGCACCTTCCTGAAGGACGTTCCGGGGCAGTTCCTGCTCCGGGTCTTCTCCACCGGGAGAGTCGCGCTCAG CGCCGTCCAGCCAGCCGCCCCGAGCCCCGGCCCCCGGGAGGTGCCGCCAGCGGGCGAGTGGGAGACCGTGCGACTGCGGGGCTCCTGGAGGGCCGGCCGGACCGCGGGGGGCAGCCGCAACTTCGCCTCCTACCCCAGCAACCCCCGCTTCCCGCTATCGGTGCCGCAGGGCGCGGGCCCGCGTTGCGTGCGCATCTCCCTGCGCCAGCACTGCCGCGACCTCCAGTGCCTCCCCATCGGCTTCCACGTCTTCCAG GTTCCGGCGGATGGCGGGGGCCAGGACGCACCCTCCCTGCTGCTGCAGGAGCCTCTGCTGAGCTGCGTGCCGCACTGCTACGCCCAGGAGGTGAGCCGGCTCTGCCACCTGCCCGCCGGCGCCTACCGTATCGTGCCCTCCACCTACCTGCCGGACACAGAGGGTGCTTTCACGTTGACTGTGGAGACCAGAATCGACAG GCTCTGGTGA
- the CAPN10 gene encoding calpain-10 isoform X1: MRAPAKELFRDAAFPASDSSLFSSFSTPLAQFREEITWRRPQEICATPRLFAGSPQEGQVKQGLLGDCWFLCACAALQKSRHLLDQVFPPGQPSWLDQTYRGSFTCRVWQFGRWVEVTVDDRLPCLAGRLCFSRCQREDVFWLPLLEKVYAKVHGSYEQLWAGQVADALVDLTGGLAERWNLKDVAGSSGQQDRPRGAERRTCRQLLSLKDRCLLSCSVLGPRTGTRELGEFHAFIVSDLRELQDLAGQSVLLLRIQNPWGRRCWQGPWREGGEGWSQVEPAAQAELLSQLQDGEFWVEEDEFLREFDEVTIGFPSTEAGHLQSLHSGKVLCHTQELPGAWVKGQSAGGCRNNSGFPSNPKFWLRVCEPSEVYVGVLQRPRVRAAGRPGRDYQAVGLHLWKVEKRRVNLPRALSAPPVAGTACHAYDREVHLRCELSPGFYLAVPSTFLKDVPGQFLLRVFSTGRVALSAVQPAAPSPGPREVPPAGEWETVRLRGSWRAGRTAGGSRNFASYPSNPRFPLSVPQGAGPRCVRISLRQHCRDLQCLPIGFHVFQVPADGGGQDAPSLLLQEPLLSCVPHCYAQEVSRLCHLPAGAYRIVPSTYLPDTEGAFTLTVETRIDRRSIHSQEMLGQPLQEALVTHSEQPARVPGAAALRSSGSHRKGTRLLVAEPPRILHAVSPLPEKQAVQWTERVGTHVI, encoded by the exons ATGCGGGCGCCGGCCAAGGAGCTCTTCCGCGACGCCGCCTTCCCGGCCTCGGACTCCTCGCTCTTCTCCAGCTTCTCCACGCCGCTGGCCCAGTTCCGCGAGGAGATCACCTGGAGGCGGCCCCAG GAAATCTGCGCCACGCCCCGGCTGTTTGCAGGTAGCCCACAGGAAGGGCAGGTGAAGCAAGGGCTGCTGGGGGACTGCTGGTTCCTGTGTGCCTGCGCCGCCCTGCAGAAGAGCCGCCACCTCCTGGACCAG GTCTTCCCTCCGGGACAGCCGAGCTGGCTCGACCAGACGTACCGGGGCTCCTTCACCTGCCGAGTGTGGCAGTTTGGACGCTGGGTGGAGGTGACCGTAGATGACCGTCTGCCTTGTCTTGCAGGGAGACTCTGCTTCTCCCGGTGCCAGAGAGAGGATGTGTTCTGGCTCCCCTTACTGGAGAAGGTCTACGCCAA GGTCCACGGCTCCTATGAACAGCTGTGGGCGGGGCAGGTGGCAGACGCCCTGGTGGACCTCACTGGTGGCCTGGCCGAAAGGTGGAACCTGAAGGACGTGGCCGGATCCAGTGGCCAGCAGGACAGGCCCCGCGGTGCAGAACGCAGGACTTGCCGGCAGCTGCTCAGCTTGAAGGACcgctgtctgctgagctgctcgGTGCTCGGCCCCAGGACAG GGACCCGGGAGCTGGGTGAGTTTCATGCTTTCATCGTGTCGGATCTGCGAGAGCTCCAGGATCTGGCCGGCCAGAGCGTCCTGCTGCTGCGCATTCAGAACCCCTGGGGCCGGCGGTGCTGGCAGGGGCCCTGGAGGGAGGG GGGTGAAGGGTGGAGCCAGGTGGAGCCGGCGGCCCAGGCGGAGCTGCTGTCGCAGCTGCAGGACGGGGAGTTCTGGGTGGAGGAGGACGAGTTTCTGCGGGAGTTTGACGAGGTCACTATCGGCTTCCCCAGCACGGAGGCTGGCCACCTGCAGAGCCTGCACTCAG GAAAGGTGCTGTGCCACACTCAGGAGCTGCCCGGGGCCTGGGTCAAGGGCCAGTCGGCAGGAGGCTGCCGGAACAACAGCGGCTTCCCCAGCAACCCCAAGTTCTGGCTGCGGGTCTGCGAGCCCAGCGAGGTGTACGTGGGCGTCCTGCAGAGGCCGCGGGTGCGCGCAGCCGGCCGCCCAGGCAGAGACTACCAGGCCGTGGGCCTGCACCTCTGGAAG GTGGAGAAGCGGCGGGTCAACCTGCCCAGGGCCCTGTCCGCGCCCCCCGTGGCGGGCACCGCATGCCACGCCTACGATCGCGAGGTGCACCTGCGCTGTGAGCTCAGCCCGGGCTTCTACCTGGCCGTGCCCAGCACCTTCCTGAAGGACGTTCCGGGGCAGTTCCTGCTCCGGGTCTTCTCCACCGGGAGAGTCGCGCTCAG CGCCGTCCAGCCAGCCGCCCCGAGCCCCGGCCCCCGGGAGGTGCCGCCAGCGGGCGAGTGGGAGACCGTGCGACTGCGGGGCTCCTGGAGGGCCGGCCGGACCGCGGGGGGCAGCCGCAACTTCGCCTCCTACCCCAGCAACCCCCGCTTCCCGCTATCGGTGCCGCAGGGCGCGGGCCCGCGTTGCGTGCGCATCTCCCTGCGCCAGCACTGCCGCGACCTCCAGTGCCTCCCCATCGGCTTCCACGTCTTCCAG GTTCCGGCGGATGGCGGGGGCCAGGACGCACCCTCCCTGCTGCTGCAGGAGCCTCTGCTGAGCTGCGTGCCGCACTGCTACGCCCAGGAGGTGAGCCGGCTCTGCCACCTGCCCGCCGGCGCCTACCGTATCGTGCCCTCCACCTACCTGCCGGACACAGAGGGTGCTTTCACGTTGACTGTGGAGACCAGAATCGACAG GCGCTCCATTCACAGCCAGGAGATGCTGGGGCAGCCCCTCCAGGAG GCTCTGGTGACCCACAGTGAGCAGCCTGCACGTGTCCCAGGAGCAGCAGCCCTGCGGTCCAGCGGGAGCCACAGGAAGGGCACCAGGCTCCTCGTGGCTgagcctcccagaatcctccacGCAGTCTCTCCACTGCCCGAGAAACAGGCCGTACAGTGGACGGAGCGCGTCGGGACACACGTTATTTGA